The following coding sequences lie in one Komagataeibacter sucrofermentans DSM 15973 genomic window:
- a CDS encoding DUF3126 family protein has protein sequence MGAMSSSELSRLQVCLRRLLGSPGLTVNAPPRAGLSVELAVNGEVVGTVHRDEDEGEVSYAIHMTVLEEDLPPAK, from the coding sequence ATGGGTGCCATGTCCTCTTCCGAACTTTCGCGTCTTCAGGTCTGCCTGCGCCGTCTGCTGGGCTCGCCGGGGCTTACCGTCAATGCGCCGCCGCGCGCCGGGCTGTCGGTTGAACTCGCGGTCAATGGCGAAGTGGTGGGCACCGTCCATCGCGATGAAGACGAGGGCGAAGTGTCCTACGCCATCCATATGACCGTACTGGAAGAAGACCTTCCCCCCGCAAAGTAA
- a CDS encoding DUF2939 domain-containing protein: MSYLSRMEIPANLSTLRRQQARWVCAGTLAAATTLYAASPFCTLWSITSAIRTHDMGSLNTCLKWESVRNGLKTQVVDDLIGPPVADDELPAFGSSFASSAASNAIDEEVRPDKLGMLVDHLMPHEQQPATAGTMLGMLWRVHAHFTHPGVFEASVIMPGHENETPLRLQMRIHAFQWKIHRIDLPTHPPRPLVEASAGPVPQPLTQP; this comes from the coding sequence ATGTCTTATCTTTCCCGCATGGAAATTCCCGCCAACCTGTCCACCCTGCGCCGCCAGCAGGCGCGGTGGGTGTGCGCGGGCACGCTGGCCGCAGCCACAACGCTGTATGCGGCCTCGCCTTTCTGCACGCTGTGGTCCATCACCTCCGCCATCCGCACACATGACATGGGCAGCCTCAACACCTGCCTCAAATGGGAATCGGTGCGCAACGGGCTCAAGACACAGGTGGTCGATGACCTGATCGGCCCGCCCGTGGCTGATGATGAACTGCCTGCCTTCGGGTCATCCTTCGCCTCATCCGCCGCATCCAACGCGATTGATGAGGAAGTGCGCCCCGACAAGCTTGGCATGCTGGTCGATCACCTGATGCCGCATGAACAGCAGCCCGCCACGGCGGGCACGATGCTGGGCATGCTGTGGCGCGTGCATGCGCATTTCACCCATCCCGGCGTGTTCGAGGCGAGCGTCATCATGCCCGGGCATGAAAACGAGACTCCGCTGCGGTTGCAGATGCGCATCCATGCCTTTCAGTGGAAAATCCACCGAATCGACCTGCCCACGCATCCGCCGCGCCCCCTTGTCGAGGCATCGGCAGGCCCCGTGCCCCAGCCGCTGACGCAGCCCTAG